The sequence below is a genomic window from Acropora palmata chromosome 5, jaAcrPala1.3, whole genome shotgun sequence.
GAATGCACGACTCCGGGAAAGTGGAGCACCTCTCACATCGATaaattttgaaacagcaaAACAGTATCAGGAAAATAGGCCCTCCCTTAGGTTTCTTAAAACTCACCTACAGTACGTTAAATGCAGTTCTAGTTTAGAATGGGAGAGACAGGATCCTCGAGTCACTAAAGAAGTGCTGCATGCTACGTGGATGTTTGCAGAACGATCGCAAGTTGTTGTCATTGACAGAAAACTCCACTCCAGATCTGATAGATACAGACTGGTGATTCCGTTTAGAGCATTTCTTGGAGCACGATTTAACGCCGCTACTGAGACTTTGGCGGTACATGTGGAACACATTCCCGAAGTTCAACTACAAATGATGGTCGTGCAAGCCTCGCCAAGCACGTGGAACACCCAGCAGGATTGTTCGTTGTTTGACCCAGCAGATGAACGAAAAATTCTTTCCCTCACTCTAAAGTTCCAGCCCGATAAGACCAATCTTGTTCaaatacaacaacaatttcGGCAGCAGGCAATTTTATCACAAGCCATCGAAGTTGGCATAAAGCCTGACATGAAGTACGATCGTGTAGGACACAAACAAGAGCTGGAAGAACTTCACAAGGTCAGACGACCAATTGTGATCGACCCAACTCTCGTTAGAGCGGTTCAGTTAGCGGACATCGAAGTGCTGAAGGAAGCAAGGGAGAGAGGAAATGATTTCAAGTTCGTCGTTAGAATGTACGTTGGATTAGAGGAGGGTTTCAACCAACTCCTTCGAACTCGAGTTCACTCACTAACGTCTTCTTCTACAGAATGAAGTTGGAAATCGATTCTGGTTGCTAATCTCGTTCTAACCCAATCCATAAACTACATAAATTGGATTGGCAAATCAATTGTCAGAAGTaaagtaacaaaacaaagaaaaacatcgTGTGTTCTCTGTCTCCCTGCGTTTGTGCGAAGGGAAGCGACGGACAATCGAAGCGAACCCTCATCGAtctaaccaatcagaattgacGTGACGTCAGATAGCACAGTTTTTCCCCCTCGCtggattctgattggtcaatttaaatttcaggAGCTCTTGCCGTATGCAAGGCAACAGCCGCTTGGGCTCCTCTCCGCCACTATCGCAAATGATCCACTATAATTCGGTTACATGACCTATCTTAGTGTCTTGTGGTCCAAGATGGCGTATTCAGGGATTACAGCAGGAGCAAGAGGAAGACTCGTGGCAGTCATTGGAGATGAAGTGAGCAAATAAATCCATCGTGTTTTAACTCGAGCTCAGTATTAAGTTTctaatttgtctttttttccattgcaAGGACACTTGTACTGGTTTTTTTACTGGGAGGAATCGGCGAAATTAACGCAAAACGGCAAAAGAATTTCTTGGTGGTTACTAAAGGTGAGAGGTGGCTTTTTAAATCACGTGCTCTACTCGGTAGAAAATGTCTTAAGGGCAATATACAGTGCTTTCATAATTATGGGATTATGAATATGGTAATGGATGGTGAACAAGAAAATCATTCGAAAATCTTAGAAAAACAACagaccttgattgaaaaaagatcatctgggtgattgaaTTTTGTAGCTTTCTAAATTAAACAAGCTGGAGGCCACATCCCCTTTCCTCAATATAATCAGCCCACCTCGTCATAAATTGACTGAGAAGAAACTTCCACTTTTGTAATGACATCTGCTAATGGTTTGCCCAAGATTGGAAGGGGTCAGGGGAACTGAGAGGAATTGAAGTTTTTAGGTTTTCATCAATTTCCCACTCGTAGGGTCCCattaaaagtcaaatttcaaCCTCTGGAGACCACTGGTCACATCAATgtcaacaaaatcaagcacTCACAAACGTTTTATGTATACATAAGTATAATTAAGAAGAAGCCCAGGATGAAGATTTGGGATGTCAAAATCCCTACCCCAAATTTCGCGTGAGGTAATAGTCTGCCTGCACTTGAAGAGAAGCACTACAGCCTTGTTCTTGATCACAGGATCAAAACAGTGTTTGACAGCAAGATTTGAGCACAGAGTGTCCACTTTTTGTGGCCTGTCACACTTTCCATAGGATTATTGCTTTGTTGGCTGatactaataaaaaaattgtactttATTCTTTCATAGAAACTTCAGTGAGTGAGATTGAAGAAACTTTCTTGCAGTTTACCAACAGGAATGATATTGCCATACTTTTAATCAATCAAAATGTACGTTTTAAAAATGCACTTGTTTCATGACTTAGTCACAATCGTTATGGTGGGTTCATTCCTGATTTGACATCACAAACCTCTTTTTTATGCTTGTTTACAAAACTGGAAAGTGCTCCTTCTGACAAACAATGCTTCGTTTTTCCTAAGTTTTGAAGACTATAAAAAGTCAATTTGCTGAAAAGAGACTAGAATACCGGTAGGCATTGAGCTTCAAGCAGGTGTAGAACAAGACTTTGATGTTAGGAGCACTTCATCTGAATAATTaggtacaataattattactagtatcacccaactagtggactaatgcaaatcctgcattttgattggctacgctactataagtctattagtaatagtcattgaGTAGCCAAATTcaccggttttgtaaacctatttatttcattttattcccaaatacatattttttttgctgaatttattattgcttttttctgtccgactagttgggtgggtgatactaaaacaattagacccttccccctcaagggccacggatcaatagcccattcagcttcgcctcatgggctattgccccgtagcccgaaagggctacgggtctaatattgttaattattgtattaGTTTTAGTCCCATTGATGTATCAAACAGTCATCTGCATTACACACTTTGAACACATTCTAATGATAATTGTGATTCTTGTAATAATGCACCTTACTCTGGAAATGAACTGGTACTGGTATATATTTTGTAGGAGCTAATAATGCAAGGTCTATTGACTTTATTGTTAAAAGTAAATATTATGAAAAGAAAGGTTTTCAAAGTATTGTAAACATTAAGTGACT
It includes:
- the LOC141880544 gene encoding LOW QUALITY PROTEIN: V-type proton ATPase subunit F-like (The sequence of the model RefSeq protein was modified relative to this genomic sequence to represent the inferred CDS: deleted 1 base in 1 codon); translation: MTYLSVLWSKMAYSGITAGARGRLVAVIGDEDTCTGFLLGGIGEINAKRQKNFLVVTKETSVSEIEETFLQFTNRNDIAILLINQNIAEEIRHILDAYDKAIPAILEIPSKEHPYDPSKDSILRRAKGLFSAEDFK